ACCCCGCTTCAGAGTGTATCTCCGAATGTAATCGGTGAGCCAACCACTCTGTTTAACGCCTTGCCAAGACAAGTCTTAGAGCAAGAGCTACAGTTTTGCAATGAGCGTAGTCAGCAAGCGCAAATTTTGTTGCGTCAAGCCCAAGAACAACTGCAACTGTCGCAGTTAGTCATTCAAAGACAGGAAACCCTCACCCAAACCCTGCAATCACGTATCGACCAACTGGAAAGCGAGTTGCAAGATGTGCATACTAATTGTGATGAATTGCGCGATCGCCTCAAGCGTCAACAACATCACACCTCACAACTCAAAGCAGCCCTCGAACGCTGCCTCGACACTTCAACACCTGCACCTAATGACATGGCGCTTAATGACATGGCACTTTCTGCCTTAGAGTCTTGGTCGATCGCCAAACTTGCCGACGAAAAGATTACTCCCGTTGAGGCGAGCCATGATTCTCCTATGCAGAATGTAGTCAAAATCGTACCTGCACCTCAACCAATTGAGCTAGATTCACATCAAGAACTGAAGCCATTTATTTCAGAATCACAATCCCTTGAAGTAGAGGAACCTGTCCAGTTATCCATGCCTGCTAAGACGCAAGCAATTTCGCCTTTGATTGTGAGACCACATAAAGCTTCGCAAGGTTCGCCGATCGCCCCTAACTTACCAGCGTTACAGGTGGTTACGGAGCCAAAGGAACAATCTATAGTTAATTGGCGCATTGAAAAACAGCCCGATCATCAGGCGATCGCTGCTATAGGTCAAAATACGACCACCGACGAATCAGCTAGCTCTCTAATTTCTTCAAGCTCTGCTGTAACCAACTCATCAATGGCTTCTACTGTTGCTATGCCCAAGTTTATGCAGGCTCTGTATGGTAATGCAAATAGTCCTGTTAACGAAGGAAGAGAAGAAGATACTCAGCTAGCGATCGCTAATGCTAACCCACGTAAAGCAGTGACTTCTCTGGCGGCTGTACAACTTCCTCAGTTTCCTCCTTTGCCACGCCGATGATTGGTTTCCTGCGTGGTGCGATCGCGGCTTGTAAAGCATCGGATAGTTCTCGAAAAAATACGCCTTCCTATTGGCTCACCCTTGATGTTCAAGGTGTAGGTTACGATATCCAAATCACGGCTAGCACTGCGAATAAGTTGCCACTCGTGGGAGAAGAGACGCAAATATTTACGCATCTCATCGTCCGTGAAGATCAAATGACTTTGTTTGGTTTTCCTACTCTCGCCGAGCGTGAGCTATTTCGCCAACTAATCAGCGTTTCAGGTATTGGCACTCAAGTTGGTTTGGCTTTGTTAAACAGTTTAGGAATTCAAGATCTCGTTAAGGCGATCGTTTCAGGCAATACAAGAGTATTAAGTTTAACCCCCGGAGTCGGCACAAAAACGGCTGAGAGACTTGCCCTAGAACTCAAAACCAAACTTGCTGACGGTCGCTTAGCGCAAGTTGGGGCAACGCGATCGCTAGGTAATACTTTAAGTGTGGCTCTACAGGAAGAGTTAGAAATGACTTTGTTAGCGCTAGGTTATACACCCGCCGAAATTAGCAATGCCCTCAATGAGATCGCCAGTTTACCGATTCTTGCCAAAACTCAAGATATCGAAGCTTGGATTAAAGAGGCGATCGCGTGGCTTTCTCGATAGACAACCCTGCTCAAGCCCACTTTTCGCTTCCGTCGAACTGACCTTAAAACCTTTGCAAAGCAATGGTTTTAAGGCTTTTACTAAGGATCGTTCACTCGATAACTACTGTAAAAAAGCGCTATAGCAACGCAAGAGATGGATAGGACAAATCAAAACCAAAAAGATGAGTGGCGGCGCGAAGCGCCGCCACTCATCTTTTTGGTTTTATGTCCTAAGCAAAACTTACATTGCTATATGATTCATTTTCGTCTCTAGACAAGTCCATTCTTCTTAAACCAATCCTGTAGACGCTTCCAGCCATCTTCTGCTTCGACTTGACGATAGGAAGGACGATAATCAGCATGGAAAGCGTGAGGTGCATCGGGATAAACTACGATCTCGGAATTGTTACTGCAACCCTTGAGCTTTTCGCGCATTTTCTCAACCGTATCCAGAGGAATGCTCGTATCTTTACCACCGTATAACCCCAGAACTGCTCCTTGTAAATTCATGGCGATATCAATGGGATGCTTTGGCGTAAGTATTGTTGATTCACCAACCAGTCGCCCATACCAAGCCACACCTGCCTTAACTTGGGGATTGTGAGCAGAGTATAACCAAGTAATCCTACCGCCCCAACAAAAACCTGTAATCCCCAACTTTTGGGGATCTCCCTTCGCCGATGTAACTGCCCATGCTGCGGTGGCATCAAGATCGGACATAACTTGTGAGTCAGGGACTTGACTAACTACTTTGCGAATCTCAGTAATATCTGTCAACTTAGACACATCCCCCTGTCGGTAAAACATTTCAGGGGCGATCGCTAGATAACCTAATTTAGCAAGGCGACGGCATACATCTTGGATATAAGCATGAACTCCAAAGATTTCTTGAATAACTAAGATCACAGGAAAATCTTTGCCCAAAGTTGGTCTAGCTCTATAGGCAGGGATCGTGCCATCTTTGACAGGGATTTTGACTTCACCTGCGACGAGCCCCTTGTTGTCAGTGGTAATTACTTTCGCGGAAATTGGCTGCACGGCGATCGCAAAGCCCGCCGTGAGGCTAGTAACTGCGATGAATTCGCGTCTGGTAAGTTTTGACATGCAAGTGAACCTTTACAAAAATATAGATGGGGACAAGCCTCGCTTGTCCCCATCTATATTTTGCAACCTAAAACTAAAAATGAGTGTCACCTCAAAACCCATATAAATGAAAGCGGCGCTTTGCGCCGCCTTCATTTATATGATTTGCTGTAGGGTGCGTTAGCCATAGCGTAACGCACGATCCAATGCTAAGTAGGGTGCGTTACGCTGCGCTAACACACCCTACAAGGTGAAGTAAGTAGGATTCACTAAACTATTTGCCAATTTTGACTGGGGTTTTAGTGGCTTTGATCTCATAAATTGCTTTTTCTAGCAAAGAGACTCCTGTCATTTCTTCTGGTTGGGGAACTTGCAAAATTTCTAAAATCGTTGGTGCTATGTCTGCGAGACGACCGCCAGTCTGCTTGAGTCTTACATCAGCACCATGACCATAGATCTTGCGACCTTCACCCTCTACCAAAATAAATGGGACAGGATTGCTGGAATGAGCCGTCCAAGGGTTGCCATGCTCATCACACATATATTCAGCATTACCATGATCGGCGGTGATTAAAGCTGTACCGCCAGCATTCGCAATGCTAGACAGTAGTTTGCCCAAACATCGATCCACATGTTCGAGAGCCTTAACTGTTGCTTCAAAGTTGCCAGTATGACCAACCATGTCGGGGTTAGCATAGTTAATCACAATTAGTGAGTAAATCCTCTTCGCGATCGCCTCCGCAGCGATGCGGGTTACCTCGGTAGCCGACATGGCTGGCTCTTGATCATAGGTAGACACTCGCGGACTGTTGACCAATACCCGATCATCGCCTTCACTAGCTTCTTCCAAGCCACCATCAAAGAAATAGGTAACATGGGCATATTTCTCAGTTTCGGCGAGGCGTAACTGTTTTAGTCCATGTTGAGCGACAACTGGCCCCAGTAGATTAGTTAAGTTTTGGGGCAGGAAGGCAACAGGCACAGGTAAAGAGCTGTCGTACTGGGTAAAAGTGGCATAGGCGAGATGCTCAATAGGTTCGCGTTCAAACCCTGTAAAGTTTTCGGCAACAAGAGCTTGAGTGATCTCGCGGGAACGATCGGGACGGAAGTTAAAGCAAATTACACCGTCACCTGAGGCGATCGCCCCATGGGCTACGCGTGTAGGCGGCAAAAATTCGTCGGTAATTTTGTCTTTGTAGGCGGATTCCAATAAGTCTGTTGGCTCAGTTAGCTCAGTTGTAATTTGATCATTGGTCAAGACTTCATAAGCCTTTTGGACACGATCCCAGCGCTTGTCACGATCCATGACGAAATAACGCCCACTGATCGTGACAATGCGTCCAACACCAATTTTTTTAATGTGTGCTTGTAAAAGCCGAATAAAGTTGATCCCTGAATGGGGCAAGGTGTCGCGACCATCGGTAATCACATGAATGCAGACATTTTCAATGCCTTGGGACTTAGCTAAATCCAGTAGCCCTAAGAGATGTTCAATATGTGAATGTACACCACCATCAGAGCAAAGCCCGATCAGATGCAATTTGCTATGGTTAGCTTTAACCTTTTCACAAACTTGTACTAATACAGAATTTGATAATAACGAGCCATCATCGACGGCATCAGAAATTCTTACTAACTCTTGGGGGACAACTCGACCTGCACCAATATTTAAATGTCCAACTTCAGAGTTGCCCATTTGACCTTTTGGTAAGCCAACATCTTTGCCAGAGGCTTGGAGGAGAGTTTTGGGGTAAGTACTCCACAGACTATCCATGACGGGAGTATTTGCTGCGGTGATCGCATTGCCCTCGGTTTCTTTCCTATATCCCCAGCCGTCCAAAATGATCAGAACCAGTGGAGAAACAGACCCCGTTTGCATAAAAGACAGTTCCTTGTTAAATACATGTTCACTCCTCACTAGGCAATCATACCATCGGAGCAAATTTACGGATTATCTTAACAATACTTGGCAATTTGCGCGATCGCAATGTATCGTAAAAAACTTTTAATTATTCCCAAAATAGCTTTGCTTTATGACAATTGCTGATTTATACAAATACACAAAAGTGTCGTCGCGCTTTTGTGTATTCAAAACCAGACCCAGTAATGCCGAACTGCAAAATGGCTTAGCAATTTTGCAGTTCGGCATTACTGGATTCAAAACTAATTTTGGGGTTTGCCACACCGTGACAGCAGCCCAAAAAATTTAGTTTCATAATGAGATTAGCTAACGTGAATCACCTGATTCTATTTTGCCGATCGCTAACGAATGTATGATGATTACTCTGCAATAAATTCTTTCCTCGGTTAAAAAATTTCCCTCACGAATGGCGCTAATAGTTCAGAAATATGGTGGCTCTTCCGTAGCCGATGCCGATCGCATTAAGGCAGTCCGCGATCGCATTAAGCGGACAGTTGATGCTGGCAATCAAGTTGTAGTAGTGGTTTCAGCGATGGGTAAAACCACTGATGGTTTGGTGGCTCTCGCCGAGTCAGTGACAGCAACGCATACTCAAACCCTCACGGAAATTGCTGCAAAAGAGCGAGAAATGGATCTGCTCTTAGCAACGGGTGAGCAGATCACGATCGCCGCCTTAAGTATGGCATTGCAAGCAATAGGACAACCTGCGATCGCTATGAATGGATCTCAAGTAAGAGTGGTTACGGAGCCAAACCATACTCGCGCCAGAATTTTATACGTAGAACCAGATCAAATTAGATCGGCGCTGGATCTTGGCAAGGTCGTAGTGATCGCAGGATTTCAAGGTGTGGCGATTGATCGAGCCACGGGCTTACCGAGCAATGAAATTA
This genomic stretch from Pseudanabaena galeata CCNP1313 harbors:
- the ruvA gene encoding Holliday junction branch migration protein RuvA; translation: MIGFLRGAIAACKASDSSRKNTPSYWLTLDVQGVGYDIQITASTANKLPLVGEETQIFTHLIVREDQMTLFGFPTLAERELFRQLISVSGIGTQVGLALLNSLGIQDLVKAIVSGNTRVLSLTPGVGTKTAERLALELKTKLADGRLAQVGATRSLGNTLSVALQEELEMTLLALGYTPAEISNALNEIASLPILAKTQDIEAWIKEAIAWLSR
- a CDS encoding dienelactone hydrolase family protein, producing MSKLTRREFIAVTSLTAGFAIAVQPISAKVITTDNKGLVAGEVKIPVKDGTIPAYRARPTLGKDFPVILVIQEIFGVHAYIQDVCRRLAKLGYLAIAPEMFYRQGDVSKLTDITEIRKVVSQVPDSQVMSDLDATAAWAVTSAKGDPQKLGITGFCWGGRITWLYSAHNPQVKAGVAWYGRLVGESTILTPKHPIDIAMNLQGAVLGLYGGKDTSIPLDTVEKMREKLKGCSNNSEIVVYPDAPHAFHADYRPSYRQVEAEDGWKRLQDWFKKNGLV
- the gpmI gene encoding 2,3-bisphosphoglycerate-independent phosphoglycerate mutase, whose amino-acid sequence is MQTGSVSPLVLIILDGWGYRKETEGNAITAANTPVMDSLWSTYPKTLLQASGKDVGLPKGQMGNSEVGHLNIGAGRVVPQELVRISDAVDDGSLLSNSVLVQVCEKVKANHSKLHLIGLCSDGGVHSHIEHLLGLLDLAKSQGIENVCIHVITDGRDTLPHSGINFIRLLQAHIKKIGVGRIVTISGRYFVMDRDKRWDRVQKAYEVLTNDQITTELTEPTDLLESAYKDKITDEFLPPTRVAHGAIASGDGVICFNFRPDRSREITQALVAENFTGFEREPIEHLAYATFTQYDSSLPVPVAFLPQNLTNLLGPVVAQHGLKQLRLAETEKYAHVTYFFDGGLEEASEGDDRVLVNSPRVSTYDQEPAMSATEVTRIAAEAIAKRIYSLIVINYANPDMVGHTGNFEATVKALEHVDRCLGKLLSSIANAGGTALITADHGNAEYMCDEHGNPWTAHSSNPVPFILVEGEGRKIYGHGADVRLKQTGGRLADIAPTILEILQVPQPEEMTGVSLLEKAIYEIKATKTPVKIGK